A single genomic interval of Verrucomicrobiota bacterium harbors:
- a CDS encoding phospho-sugar mutase, producing MSTQTLVEEAVSAKKLLPAAAEHLNQWLSSESLPEWASDSLVELVETGEWQELNDRFFQNLAFGTGGMRGRTIGQVSAEAELGAGGKDNPDHPAAGANVLNDINVTRATIGLYRYTSQFLAEDGRDYEVPKLVIAHDVRFFSRHFCELAASVWSQCGGQAYIFDGPRSTPQLSFSVRFLGAHTGIVITASHNPSHDNGYKVYFEDGAQIVSPHAEGIVAEVEKVALDATGDILEKDLSRVVELSGTADSAYLDVLEGSVLDRELLSRNQPKVVFTTIHGTGRIATLPLLERLGLEVSEVAEQAIHDPRFPTVQSPNPENAEALSMAIAQANQEKADLVVATDPDADRMAVAIRGEDGEMTLLTGNMIGSVLAEFRIQQMKKIGLLPEAGTQRAALIKTFVTTPLQEKIGHGHGLKVINTLTGFKWIGAKLRQYQEVLDAKLRESDGIVLCYDQTDYRTRAKLLLEHSTFYVFGGEESYGYLANDLIRDKDANAAVLMFCELMASLKEEGKTVAEFLDEIYLTYGYHLERLGNVYYEGASGAAKIQRILKSYRETPPTAINGVAVEKVTDFGTETILDADGNTIPTQDFYFVTLADGNSYAVRGSGTEPKIKFYVFGRNDVASAEDLPAVKEALEADLKTLREAIESDAAERAS from the coding sequence ATGTCCACACAAACTCTCGTCGAGGAAGCCGTTTCTGCCAAAAAACTACTGCCCGCCGCAGCAGAGCATCTCAACCAATGGCTCTCCAGTGAAAGCCTGCCAGAATGGGCCTCGGATTCACTGGTCGAGTTGGTTGAAACGGGTGAGTGGCAGGAGCTGAACGATCGTTTTTTCCAAAACCTCGCCTTCGGGACCGGGGGTATGCGGGGGCGCACGATTGGGCAGGTTTCTGCAGAGGCCGAGCTTGGGGCTGGAGGCAAAGACAATCCCGATCATCCGGCAGCGGGGGCCAACGTCCTCAACGACATCAATGTCACGCGAGCCACGATCGGTCTGTATCGTTACACGAGCCAATTTCTCGCTGAGGATGGTCGCGACTACGAGGTCCCCAAGCTGGTCATCGCGCACGATGTTCGCTTTTTCTCCCGCCACTTTTGCGAGCTCGCCGCTTCGGTTTGGAGCCAGTGTGGAGGTCAGGCCTATATTTTCGATGGTCCCCGTTCAACTCCTCAACTGAGTTTCTCGGTACGCTTCCTTGGTGCCCATACCGGGATCGTGATTACCGCGAGTCACAACCCATCGCACGATAACGGATACAAGGTCTACTTCGAAGATGGTGCCCAGATCGTTTCCCCACACGCAGAAGGAATCGTTGCTGAAGTGGAAAAAGTCGCCCTTGATGCCACTGGCGATATTCTCGAAAAGGACCTTTCTCGAGTCGTAGAGCTGAGCGGAACAGCGGATTCCGCCTACCTTGACGTGTTGGAGGGAAGCGTTCTTGACCGCGAATTGCTCAGCCGCAACCAACCCAAAGTGGTTTTCACAACGATCCACGGGACCGGCAGGATCGCTACCCTACCCCTGCTCGAACGCCTTGGCCTTGAGGTTTCCGAGGTCGCAGAGCAGGCGATTCATGATCCGCGCTTCCCCACCGTCCAATCTCCCAACCCGGAGAATGCCGAGGCACTCTCCATGGCGATCGCCCAAGCCAACCAAGAGAAAGCGGATCTCGTCGTAGCGACAGATCCCGATGCAGACCGTATGGCAGTCGCCATCCGCGGCGAAGATGGGGAAATGACCTTGCTGACCGGAAATATGATCGGATCGGTCCTCGCAGAATTTCGCATTCAGCAGATGAAGAAGATCGGGCTCCTTCCAGAGGCAGGCACCCAGCGGGCGGCTCTGATCAAGACTTTCGTTACCACCCCTTTGCAGGAAAAGATCGGCCACGGGCATGGACTGAAAGTCATCAATACCTTGACCGGCTTCAAATGGATCGGTGCCAAGCTGCGGCAGTATCAGGAAGTCCTCGACGCGAAACTACGGGAATCCGACGGTATCGTTCTCTGCTACGACCAGACCGACTATCGGACCCGAGCAAAACTACTTCTCGAGCACAGCACCTTCTACGTTTTTGGGGGGGAAGAAAGCTATGGTTATCTGGCAAACGATTTGATCCGCGACAAAGACGCGAACGCAGCCGTTCTCATGTTTTGCGAGCTGATGGCCTCGTTAAAGGAGGAGGGAAAAACCGTGGCGGAATTCCTCGACGAGATTTACCTCACTTACGGCTACCACCTCGAAAGACTGGGGAACGTCTACTACGAGGGCGCCTCTGGGGCGGCTAAGATCCAAAGGATCCTAAAATCCTACCGCGAGACTCCACCCACCGCAATCAATGGCGTTGCGGTAGAGAAAGTAACCGACTTCGGAACGGAAACCATCCTGGATGCGGACGGAAACACGATACCCACGCAGGACTTTTACTTCGTGACCTTAGCCGATGGGAACAGCTACGCAGTCCGCGGCAGCGGAACAGAGCCGAAAATCAAATTCTACGTCTTCGGCCGCAACGATGTGGCTTCAGCAGAGGACCTCCCTGCAGTAAAAGAAGCTCTCGAAGCCGACCTCAAAACCCTCCGCGAAGCCATCGAATCCGACGCCGCCGAGCGAGCGAGTTAA
- a CDS encoding Smr/MutS family protein, with the protein MDEPDPIEFEITDELDLHTFHPLDVGELVPDYIGLAQEKGYTRVRIVHGKGIGTLRTTVHALLKRDPRVVSFQIADQTEGSWGATVVFLRK; encoded by the coding sequence ATGGACGAGCCCGATCCTATTGAATTCGAAATCACGGACGAATTGGACCTTCATACCTTCCATCCGTTGGACGTAGGCGAGCTGGTGCCGGATTATATCGGTTTGGCTCAAGAGAAAGGCTACACCCGTGTGCGGATCGTCCATGGCAAGGGGATCGGAACGCTGAGAACAACTGTACATGCACTTCTAAAGAGGGATCCGCGGGTGGTGAGTTTCCAGATTGCCGATCAGACAGAAGGAAGCTGGGGTGCTACGGTTGTGTTTTTGAGAAAGTGA
- the recJ gene encoding single-stranded-DNA-specific exonuclease RecJ, translated as MPSTVNSVSAKENHRYQKWEYPDYEGEELEKISEAMGYSNIASQIILQRIGPDREAIQSWVSPRLSEILDPKDLYHCPRAAKQLSDAILHGQTIGIFSDYDVDGITSAALATQLIKALDGVSFTFIPDRLNEGYGLTKSALDRLLSNEKPDLLLILDCGTRSEDELSYLSSIHIPTIVVDHHAATDFPNLPDDCILINPHLQNQVQSEFQTHCTAGLIFKLLHATIREHELVSSGARDRIDLKSLLDLVALGTVADLVPLTGENRIFVHHGLNRLRTTENCGLKALMQVADIDPAFPISPSDVGYRLGPRINAGGRIDDAEIGLELLTTQDNRLAFALARKLDGVNADRRALEKRVIDEALDKIGETPADGIVVWDEDWHPGVVGIVAGRLSRMFHRPCLVLGWDGQILKGSGRGIEGINLLQVMERCAVSPTKWGGHPMALGMSIEPSFVEAFSDAFSQAVKEVCNGALPARVLRLNAIAEAESVDRQTILEIESIGPFGQGNEEPIIGLRQVVINVVPRPFGKEHIRFSLEDHGYLEVIGWRMADRSPPVGKPIDLAVRLKRNWWKGRESIRAELEDWRLSVHD; from the coding sequence ATGCCCTCCACGGTGAATTCAGTGTCAGCTAAAGAGAACCATCGATATCAAAAATGGGAATACCCGGACTATGAAGGCGAAGAGCTCGAAAAGATCTCGGAAGCCATGGGATACTCAAACATTGCTTCGCAAATTATCCTGCAACGGATTGGTCCCGATAGAGAGGCGATTCAATCCTGGGTTTCACCACGACTTTCGGAAATTCTCGATCCAAAGGATCTTTATCACTGCCCTAGGGCCGCAAAGCAGCTTTCCGATGCCATTCTCCATGGTCAGACGATCGGCATTTTCAGCGATTACGATGTCGACGGCATCACAAGTGCCGCTCTAGCTACCCAACTGATCAAGGCGCTCGACGGAGTGTCTTTTACCTTTATTCCCGATCGTCTGAACGAGGGTTACGGACTCACCAAAAGCGCATTGGATCGCCTTCTATCCAACGAAAAACCAGATCTACTTCTCATTCTCGATTGTGGGACTCGCTCGGAGGATGAGCTCTCCTACCTCTCCTCGATCCACATCCCCACGATCGTAGTCGATCACCATGCGGCAACCGATTTTCCGAACCTTCCCGACGATTGTATTCTGATCAACCCACATTTACAGAATCAGGTTCAATCCGAATTTCAAACCCATTGCACGGCCGGACTTATCTTCAAGTTGCTCCATGCTACCATCCGAGAGCACGAACTGGTCTCTAGTGGCGCGCGTGATCGCATTGACCTCAAAAGCCTACTTGATCTCGTCGCACTTGGCACGGTCGCAGACCTCGTTCCTTTGACCGGCGAGAATCGGATCTTTGTCCATCACGGTCTCAATCGACTGAGGACAACCGAAAACTGCGGACTGAAAGCGCTCATGCAAGTCGCAGATATCGATCCAGCTTTCCCAATTTCCCCAAGCGATGTCGGCTACCGTTTGGGCCCAAGGATAAACGCAGGCGGACGAATCGATGACGCGGAAATCGGTCTGGAACTGCTCACCACACAGGATAACCGCCTTGCTTTTGCCCTTGCCCGAAAGTTGGACGGAGTGAACGCAGATCGCCGAGCCCTTGAAAAGCGGGTCATCGACGAGGCACTAGACAAGATCGGAGAGACTCCTGCAGACGGAATCGTTGTTTGGGACGAAGACTGGCATCCAGGAGTGGTCGGAATCGTTGCTGGTCGACTTTCCCGAATGTTTCACCGTCCCTGTCTGGTCTTGGGGTGGGACGGTCAAATACTTAAGGGATCCGGGAGGGGAATCGAAGGTATCAATCTTCTTCAAGTAATGGAACGCTGTGCAGTCTCACCTACAAAGTGGGGCGGTCATCCCATGGCTCTGGGGATGAGTATTGAACCTTCCTTTGTTGAAGCCTTTTCGGATGCGTTCAGTCAAGCGGTCAAAGAGGTGTGCAACGGGGCTCTTCCTGCTAGAGTCCTCCGATTGAACGCCATTGCCGAAGCCGAATCAGTAGACCGACAGACGATTCTCGAAATTGAATCGATAGGACCTTTCGGGCAGGGCAACGAGGAGCCCATCATCGGTTTACGGCAGGTAGTGATCAACGTAGTTCCCCGACCTTTCGGCAAAGAGCATATTCGTTTCTCACTCGAGGATCATGGCTACCTGGAAGTAATTGGATGGCGAATGGCTGATCGATCTCCTCCAGTCGGCAAACCAATCGACCTCGCAGTACGATTGAAGCGAAACTGGTGGAAAGGTAGGGAATCAATTCGGGCGGAGTTGGAGGATTGGCGCCTAAGCGTTCACGATTGA
- a CDS encoding DUF1080 domain-containing protein, giving the protein MKAAILFLVSLSIQAVTFSETKERHFSSAWDFDPPSFMGDWSGSYVDPPEKTWPANNPSLVARIIGKGDNLFEVEFMNVFDRRADIEVSATVKSDNGSLSFSGTNLEFTADGKELVGRRKFTGRNNETIWADFRLLKVERLSPTLGLPPPPGAISLITPDLDLWQHPNGNSATWKVLDGSVLECFPRKEGNEEGGDLQTKQTFKDLQLHLEFRLPYEPARRGQGRANSGLFLQGAYEVQILDSYGTSPGWSDCGALYKVSPPKVNKSLPPGLWQTYDIDFRAARFDEEGELTSPPVITVKQNGTVIHQDQPLFEVTQWLEKRRMNPHSQDAGPIRLQDHGHAVQFRNFWVLETD; this is encoded by the coding sequence ATGAAAGCCGCTATCTTATTTCTGGTTTCACTTTCCATTCAAGCCGTAACCTTCTCGGAAACAAAAGAGCGTCACTTTAGCAGTGCTTGGGATTTTGATCCGCCTTCCTTTATGGGTGATTGGAGTGGCTCCTACGTCGATCCTCCTGAAAAAACCTGGCCAGCAAACAATCCAAGCCTTGTCGCCCGGATCATTGGGAAAGGGGACAATCTCTTCGAAGTGGAATTCATGAACGTCTTTGACCGACGAGCGGATATTGAAGTATCGGCCACCGTAAAGTCGGACAACGGATCACTTAGTTTCTCAGGCACTAATCTCGAATTCACCGCAGATGGAAAAGAGCTGGTTGGCAGACGGAAATTCACTGGTCGGAATAATGAGACCATTTGGGCTGACTTTCGACTCCTGAAAGTGGAAAGACTTTCTCCAACTCTCGGGCTTCCTCCACCACCCGGTGCAATCTCACTGATCACCCCCGACTTGGATTTATGGCAGCACCCGAATGGAAATTCCGCAACATGGAAAGTCCTAGACGGGAGCGTTCTGGAGTGTTTTCCAAGAAAAGAGGGAAACGAAGAAGGCGGTGACCTGCAAACCAAGCAAACATTTAAAGATCTCCAACTTCACCTCGAATTCCGTCTTCCATATGAACCTGCAAGAAGAGGACAAGGCAGAGCAAATAGTGGTCTTTTCCTTCAAGGAGCCTACGAAGTTCAGATTTTGGACAGCTATGGAACCTCACCGGGATGGAGCGACTGTGGAGCCCTTTACAAGGTCTCTCCTCCCAAAGTGAATAAAAGTCTGCCACCCGGACTTTGGCAGACCTACGACATCGATTTCCGCGCAGCCCGTTTCGACGAAGAGGGCGAACTCACTTCACCACCCGTCATTACGGTCAAGCAAAACGGAACAGTCATCCACCAGGACCAACCTCTGTTCGAAGTCACCCAATGGCTCGAAAAACGCCGAATGAATCCCCATAGTCAGGATGCTGGTCCGATTCGTCTCCAAGACCACGGGCACGCCGTCCAGTTTCGAAACTTTTGGGTACTCGAGACAGACTAA
- a CDS encoding DUF1080 domain-containing protein produces the protein MVFQPRFRLPWFLLGLVSSGLSSAYAENDSTEWIELFDGKTLEGWTQLNGTGTYRVEDGAIIGRTTPKSPNSFLCTDEVYGDFELEFETKVDDELNSGVQIRSNTTGAKKVGRVNGPQVEIEAGPGEAGGVYGEAHKQWVFKPEKHDHFRNGEWNHFRVVAKGPSIRTFLNGVEISDGTAPEFERFYGAHPEGFIGLQIHSVRSNKGPFEVQWRNIRIREL, from the coding sequence ATGGTTTTCCAACCCCGATTTCGTCTGCCATGGTTCCTTTTAGGCTTGGTTTCTTCAGGTCTTTCCTCTGCCTATGCCGAGAACGATTCGACCGAATGGATCGAATTGTTTGATGGGAAAACGTTAGAAGGGTGGACTCAGCTAAATGGAACCGGAACCTATCGTGTCGAGGACGGCGCGATCATTGGGAGGACTACTCCAAAGAGTCCGAATTCTTTTCTTTGCACGGATGAGGTCTACGGAGATTTTGAGCTCGAGTTTGAAACCAAGGTAGATGATGAACTGAATTCTGGCGTTCAAATCCGCTCGAATACGACAGGCGCAAAAAAGGTTGGGCGCGTGAACGGTCCTCAGGTTGAGATTGAGGCAGGGCCGGGCGAAGCTGGCGGTGTGTACGGGGAGGCTCACAAGCAATGGGTGTTCAAGCCTGAGAAGCATGATCATTTTAGAAATGGTGAATGGAATCACTTTAGAGTGGTAGCAAAGGGTCCCTCGATCAGAACGTTCTTAAATGGAGTAGAGATTTCCGATGGAACGGCACCAGAGTTCGAACGGTTTTACGGTGCTCATCCGGAAGGGTTTATCGGTCTCCAGATTCACAGCGTTCGGAGTAATAAGGGTCCGTTTGAGGTCCAGTGGCGGAACATTCGGATTCGGGAGCTGTAG
- a CDS encoding right-handed parallel beta-helix repeat-containing protein encodes MISKTQLLFVALTANLFGIDQPVEISIAKPGDDLQAILDRGSDLYLEPGKVYPIHQTLRFVQPGQRISTLHPTRLNDYARLVLAAPDIGQLVNGMRLDGVVLEKVILDGNRYGLSYMDRIHGKPELVFFGGQGASRQIVRQCVFLNPRTWSALKVHEGGNEIVVEDNVFFGAGHDVRGNGREGREKPIIQEHQTHYNWGDGISCAARNTTVRNNLIIDPTDVGIVFFGAPGSVAEGNVIASISRESLGGINLVDPLEFYAFEEEPSLIDYRGTTLRDNWIDARGARIHMAIPIGATPWVPSKKGFTLLGGAVQDNLITGGAAAYGIVVSGVRDWTINGNQSKAQYSGIAEGLHRNPPDEPGPFLFEPEFVENTVLQSDFKPAERHLKHLLRCNHLPRNPMGFRDYSYGSSEVQAVVETAFLEMLAREPSIEELLFFSDWLSTTRTNADSLRRVLMGSPEFVLLRGAFNPQDLQLFREKLWMKALSEAVGFVGDESWKTAAEIYTEAWEEISLRSPLQQSPLQ; translated from the coding sequence ATGATATCCAAAACTCAACTGCTCTTTGTTGCTTTGACGGCAAATCTATTCGGGATTGACCAACCAGTTGAAATAAGCATTGCGAAACCCGGAGACGATTTGCAGGCGATACTGGATCGCGGGTCCGATTTGTATCTTGAACCCGGGAAAGTGTACCCGATCCATCAGACCCTGAGATTCGTCCAACCAGGGCAGCGGATTTCGACCCTCCATCCAACTCGCCTGAATGACTACGCCAGATTAGTCCTTGCCGCGCCCGACATTGGACAACTGGTCAATGGTATGCGCCTCGATGGTGTCGTGCTGGAGAAGGTTATACTGGATGGAAACCGTTATGGTCTATCCTACATGGATCGTATTCATGGGAAACCAGAGTTGGTATTCTTTGGTGGACAAGGTGCGTCCCGTCAGATTGTGCGCCAATGCGTCTTCTTGAACCCAAGAACTTGGTCTGCCCTCAAAGTTCATGAGGGCGGGAATGAAATAGTGGTTGAAGACAATGTCTTTTTCGGGGCGGGACACGATGTGAGGGGCAACGGTCGAGAGGGCCGCGAAAAGCCGATCATTCAGGAACATCAGACCCACTACAACTGGGGGGACGGAATCTCATGTGCAGCCCGGAACACCACCGTACGCAATAACCTAATCATCGATCCAACGGATGTGGGTATCGTATTCTTCGGTGCCCCTGGGAGCGTCGCCGAAGGGAATGTCATTGCCTCGATATCCCGTGAATCGCTCGGAGGGATCAATCTGGTCGACCCCTTGGAGTTCTACGCTTTCGAGGAAGAGCCAAGTCTAATCGACTACCGCGGAACGACCCTCCGGGACAATTGGATTGATGCGCGGGGTGCTCGCATTCACATGGCCATCCCGATTGGAGCAACTCCTTGGGTCCCATCCAAAAAGGGATTTACTCTCCTTGGGGGAGCGGTTCAGGACAACTTAATCACCGGAGGTGCGGCAGCTTATGGAATCGTGGTGAGTGGAGTGAGGGATTGGACCATCAACGGAAACCAATCGAAAGCCCAATATTCGGGTATTGCCGAAGGTTTGCACCGCAATCCACCGGACGAACCCGGACCCTTTCTCTTCGAACCAGAGTTTGTAGAGAACACCGTCCTCCAATCTGATTTCAAGCCGGCCGAACGGCACCTCAAACACCTCTTACGATGCAACCATTTGCCTCGGAATCCCATGGGGTTCAGAGACTACTCCTACGGTTCTTCTGAGGTGCAGGCTGTTGTCGAGACTGCTTTTTTGGAGATGTTGGCTCGTGAACCTTCCATTGAGGAATTGCTGTTTTTCAGCGATTGGTTGTCGACTACAAGAACCAATGCCGACTCTCTTCGCAGGGTTTTGATGGGTTCTCCGGAGTTCGTCTTATTGAGGGGTGCCTTCAACCCCCAAGACCTTCAACTCTTTCGCGAAAAGCTTTGGATGAAGGCACTCTCCGAAGCGGTCGGTTTTGTTGGGGATGAATCATGGAAAACCGCTGCAGAGATCTACACAGAAGCTTGGGAAGAAATCAGTCTCCGATCCCCGCTACAACAATCGCCGCTACAATAG
- a CDS encoding ankyrin repeat domain-containing protein, producing MGHLGFALSLLFVVSASAATTKYVTIDESIARGDIADVKLHLETDPDRANIGAHPKLTPLHQAILRKKPKIALVLIEAGADVDATDPSKRTPLHLSVERNLPKVAFALLEAEAKPDTWDKRGWTPLHHAAAKDYFEVAEVLIEGGADPTFLSELGGTPLHEAAASGGREIILLLIDQGIDQSIVASYGGTALDVARKYKNQVAVELLSQ from the coding sequence ATGGGCCATCTAGGATTCGCTTTATCTCTCCTTTTCGTCGTTTCGGCAAGTGCCGCGACGACAAAGTACGTTACTATCGACGAGTCGATTGCCCGTGGCGACATCGCCGATGTAAAGCTACACTTAGAGACGGATCCCGATCGGGCCAACATAGGTGCTCATCCGAAGCTCACCCCCCTTCATCAGGCGATTTTGCGGAAAAAGCCGAAAATAGCTTTAGTGCTCATCGAAGCGGGTGCTGACGTAGATGCCACGGATCCGAGTAAGCGCACGCCCCTGCATTTGTCTGTGGAACGTAATCTTCCGAAAGTCGCATTCGCGCTTCTCGAAGCGGAGGCCAAGCCTGACACGTGGGACAAAAGAGGTTGGACACCGCTTCATCATGCGGCTGCTAAAGATTACTTTGAAGTTGCGGAGGTATTGATCGAGGGTGGAGCGGACCCTACCTTTCTTTCGGAATTGGGCGGAACACCTCTTCACGAAGCAGCTGCAAGTGGAGGTCGCGAAATCATTCTGCTTTTGATAGACCAAGGCATTGACCAATCAATTGTAGCGTCCTACGGAGGGACAGCTTTGGATGTTGCCCGCAAATACAAGAATCAGGTTGCGGTGGAACTCTTGAGCCAGTGA
- a CDS encoding MFS transporter, which translates to MKHSKNDQIIFWGCFIALVTTSMAFVIRVILINSGVWPEQFGLDNTQSGALLGAGIWPFAISIIVFSLVIDRVGYKFAMFFSFGCYAVFGVMAVMAYSTITGEVTDLAAAQAKAWSLLYWGSVILGLGNGTVEAFINPVVATLFKDEKSKWLNILHAGWPGGLVLGGILTIALTGVIGSDWRIFIGLIFLPAIVYVITLAKPKFPVNERVAAGATYREMLAEFGVASATIAFGLVYWQLGLVFGWSTGLVVGLLIVTLIAYGLYCRSFGSLILFVLVIIMMPLATTEIGTDGWISGLMEKPMGEAGFNAAWVLVYTSAIMMVLRFFAGPVIAFFKPLGLLAICSVLAIIGLWLLSFSTGLAMIFAAATLYGVGKTYFWPTMLGVVAEQTPRGGALTLNAIAGVGMLAVGILGFPFIGFLQDSSVTSSVLADMPGIYEQVTVEKAYALGDYSSLNAEAVAALPESTQADIEAIADRESQGALAKMTVFPAFMLVCYLGLILYFKSRGGYKPKVLAQH; encoded by the coding sequence GTGAAGCATAGCAAAAACGACCAAATCATATTCTGGGGCTGCTTTATCGCCCTCGTTACTACCTCGATGGCTTTCGTCATTCGGGTCATCCTAATCAACAGCGGGGTATGGCCAGAGCAATTCGGTCTCGACAATACCCAAAGCGGTGCACTTCTCGGGGCCGGTATCTGGCCGTTTGCGATCAGCATTATCGTTTTCAGTCTAGTGATTGATCGGGTTGGCTACAAGTTTGCGATGTTTTTCAGCTTTGGCTGTTACGCGGTCTTCGGAGTCATGGCTGTGATGGCCTATAGCACAATCACTGGAGAGGTAACTGATCTTGCCGCAGCCCAAGCCAAGGCGTGGTCTTTGCTCTACTGGGGCTCCGTGATTCTCGGGCTTGGAAACGGAACGGTGGAAGCTTTCATCAACCCAGTCGTTGCCACTCTCTTTAAGGACGAGAAATCAAAATGGTTGAATATCCTCCACGCTGGCTGGCCAGGAGGATTAGTCCTTGGGGGTATTTTGACGATTGCGCTCACTGGAGTCATCGGAAGCGACTGGCGGATCTTTATCGGTCTCATTTTCCTTCCTGCAATCGTCTATGTGATCACGCTCGCAAAACCAAAGTTCCCTGTGAACGAGCGGGTGGCTGCGGGTGCCACTTACCGCGAAATGCTTGCGGAATTTGGAGTAGCCAGTGCAACCATCGCATTTGGCTTGGTATACTGGCAGCTCGGTCTGGTTTTCGGTTGGTCGACAGGTTTAGTTGTTGGGCTGCTGATCGTGACTCTCATCGCCTACGGACTGTATTGCCGTTCCTTCGGCAGCCTCATTTTGTTTGTACTGGTGATTATCATGATGCCCTTGGCAACAACTGAGATCGGGACCGATGGCTGGATTTCCGGGTTAATGGAAAAGCCAATGGGTGAAGCTGGATTCAACGCAGCCTGGGTTTTGGTTTATACATCGGCGATCATGATGGTGCTTCGCTTTTTTGCTGGCCCGGTCATTGCCTTCTTCAAGCCACTGGGCCTCCTGGCCATCTGCTCGGTTCTTGCCATAATCGGGCTATGGCTTCTGTCTTTTTCGACTGGCCTGGCGATGATTTTTGCGGCGGCTACCCTCTACGGAGTTGGGAAGACTTACTTCTGGCCCACGATGCTAGGGGTTGTCGCTGAGCAGACCCCCAGGGGAGGTGCGCTGACTTTGAATGCGATCGCAGGGGTTGGTATGCTGGCGGTTGGTATCCTCGGGTTTCCGTTTATTGGTTTCCTTCAGGACAGTTCAGTCACTAGCTCGGTCTTGGCTGATATGCCTGGGATCTACGAACAAGTAACCGTTGAAAAAGCGTACGCTTTAGGTGATTACAGTTCGTTGAATGCCGAGGCAGTTGCCGCATTGCCGGAGAGCACACAGGCGGATATTGAAGCGATCGCTGACCGGGAATCTCAGGGTGCACTGGCGAAGATGACCGTGTTTCCTGCCTTTATGCTGGTTTGTTACCTCGGCCTTATCCTCTACTTCAAGTCAAGAGGAGGCTATAAGCCAAAAGTGCTCGCTCAACATTGA